One segment of Arvicanthis niloticus isolate mArvNil1 chromosome 5, mArvNil1.pat.X, whole genome shotgun sequence DNA contains the following:
- the Nmnat1 gene encoding nicotinamide/nicotinic acid mononucleotide adenylyltransferase 1 isoform X2: protein MDTSKKTEVVLLACGSFNPITNMHLRLFELAKDYMNATGKYRVIKGIISPVGDAYKKKGLIPAHHRIIMAELATKNSNWVEVDTWESLQKEWVETVKVLRHHQEKLATGSCSHPQSSPVLERPGRKRRWADQKQDSNPQKPQEPKPAGVPRVTLLCGADLLESFSVPNLWKMEDITQIVSNFGLICVTRAGSDAEKFIYESDVLWRHQSNIHLVNEWITNDISSTKIRRALRRGQSIRYLVPDLVQEYIEEHDLYNAESEDRNAGVILAPLQRNTAEAKHGHPTL from the exons ATGGACACATCCAAGAAGACAGAGGTGGTTCTCCTGGCCTGTGGCTCTTTTAACCCAATCACCAACATGCACCTCAGGCTGTTCGAGCTGGCCAAGGACTATATGAATGCTACAG GAAAATACAGAGTTATCAAAGGTATCATCTCACCAGTCGGTGATGCATACAAGAAGAAAGGACTCATCCCTGCCCACCACCGAATCATCATGGCAGAACTTGCCACCAAGAACTCAAACTGGGTGGAAGTGGACACGTGGGAAAGTCTTCAGAAGGAGTGGGTGGAGACTGTAAAGGTGCTCAG ACACCATCAAGAGAAGCTGGCAACTGGCAGCTGCAGTCACCCACAAAGCTCACCTGTGCTGGAAAGGCCTGGGCGGAAGAGGAGGTGGGCTGACCAAAAGCAGGATTCTAACCCACAGAAGCCCCAGGAGCCCAAACCAGCAG GTGTGCCCAGGGTGACACTGCTGTGTGGGGCAGATTTACTGGAATCCTTCAGCGTGCCCAACTTGTGGAAGATGGAGGACATCACGCAAATCGTGTCCAACTTTGGGCTCATCTGTGTCACCCGGGCTGGCAGTGATGCTGAGAAATTCATCTACGAGTCCGACGTGCTGTGGAGACATCAGAGCAACATCCATCTGGTGAACGAGTGGATCACCAATGACATCTCATCCACCAAGATCCGGAGGGCGCTCAGAAGGGGCCAGAGCATCCGCTACTTGGTACCAGACCTTGTCCAAGAGTACATCGAGGAGCATGACTTGTACAACGCcgagagtgaggacagaaatgCTGGGGTCATCCTGGCTCCTCTGCAGAGGAACACCGCAGAGGCTAAGCACGGCCATCCCACGCTGTGA
- the Nmnat1 gene encoding nicotinamide/nicotinic acid mononucleotide adenylyltransferase 1 isoform X1: MRDLPTSPGELAEKSADHISIRGLHLGQQPHLLPMDTSKKTEVVLLACGSFNPITNMHLRLFELAKDYMNATGKYRVIKGIISPVGDAYKKKGLIPAHHRIIMAELATKNSNWVEVDTWESLQKEWVETVKVLRHHQEKLATGSCSHPQSSPVLERPGRKRRWADQKQDSNPQKPQEPKPAGVPRVTLLCGADLLESFSVPNLWKMEDITQIVSNFGLICVTRAGSDAEKFIYESDVLWRHQSNIHLVNEWITNDISSTKIRRALRRGQSIRYLVPDLVQEYIEEHDLYNAESEDRNAGVILAPLQRNTAEAKHGHPTL, from the exons ATGAGGGACCTTCCAACAAGTCCTGGAGAGCTTGCTGAGAAGTCGGCAG ACCACATCAGTATCAGAGGATTGCATTTAGGCCAACAACCCCATCTTCTCCCCATGGACACATCCAAGAAGACAGAGGTGGTTCTCCTGGCCTGTGGCTCTTTTAACCCAATCACCAACATGCACCTCAGGCTGTTCGAGCTGGCCAAGGACTATATGAATGCTACAG GAAAATACAGAGTTATCAAAGGTATCATCTCACCAGTCGGTGATGCATACAAGAAGAAAGGACTCATCCCTGCCCACCACCGAATCATCATGGCAGAACTTGCCACCAAGAACTCAAACTGGGTGGAAGTGGACACGTGGGAAAGTCTTCAGAAGGAGTGGGTGGAGACTGTAAAGGTGCTCAG ACACCATCAAGAGAAGCTGGCAACTGGCAGCTGCAGTCACCCACAAAGCTCACCTGTGCTGGAAAGGCCTGGGCGGAAGAGGAGGTGGGCTGACCAAAAGCAGGATTCTAACCCACAGAAGCCCCAGGAGCCCAAACCAGCAG GTGTGCCCAGGGTGACACTGCTGTGTGGGGCAGATTTACTGGAATCCTTCAGCGTGCCCAACTTGTGGAAGATGGAGGACATCACGCAAATCGTGTCCAACTTTGGGCTCATCTGTGTCACCCGGGCTGGCAGTGATGCTGAGAAATTCATCTACGAGTCCGACGTGCTGTGGAGACATCAGAGCAACATCCATCTGGTGAACGAGTGGATCACCAATGACATCTCATCCACCAAGATCCGGAGGGCGCTCAGAAGGGGCCAGAGCATCCGCTACTTGGTACCAGACCTTGTCCAAGAGTACATCGAGGAGCATGACTTGTACAACGCcgagagtgaggacagaaatgCTGGGGTCATCCTGGCTCCTCTGCAGAGGAACACCGCAGAGGCTAAGCACGGCCATCCCACGCTGTGA